One Pseudonocardia sediminis DNA window includes the following coding sequences:
- a CDS encoding bifunctional 3,4-dihydroxy-2-butanone-4-phosphate synthase/GTP cyclohydrolase II: MTPTERAERFALIERAIADLAEGKAVVVMDDEDRENEGDLIFAASKATPELVSFTVRYTSGYICVALTESDCGRLDLPPMHHTNADSFRTAFTVTVDAKAGITTGISATDRAHTIRLLADPETGSSDLVRPGHVLPLQAREGGVLRRPGHTEAAVDLARMAGLPAAGALCEIVSEKNGGEMARGDELGVFAADHDLTLITIADLIAYRRRFEKHIERVAQARIPTDHGDFRAYGYDSLLDGIEHIAMVVGDVGTPEGDGEDVLVRVHSECLTGDVLGSLRCDCGPQLDAALEAVAKEGRGVVLYMRGHEGRGIGLLHKLQAYQLQEAGADTVDANLAMGLPADARDYGIGAQILSDLGVRSMRLLTNNPEKRAGLEGYGLTVTGRVPMPVRATPQNLRYLKTKRDRMGHDLPELGETGEPGR, from the coding sequence ACGAGGGCGACCTCATCTTCGCCGCGTCCAAGGCCACCCCCGAGCTCGTCTCGTTCACCGTGCGCTACACCTCGGGCTACATCTGCGTCGCGCTCACCGAGTCCGACTGCGGACGGCTCGACCTGCCGCCGATGCACCACACCAACGCCGACTCGTTCCGCACCGCGTTCACCGTGACCGTGGACGCCAAGGCGGGCATCACCACCGGCATCTCGGCGACCGACCGCGCACACACGATCCGGCTTCTCGCCGACCCGGAGACCGGGTCGAGCGACCTCGTCCGCCCCGGGCACGTGCTGCCGCTGCAGGCCCGCGAGGGCGGGGTGCTGCGCCGCCCGGGGCACACCGAGGCCGCGGTCGACCTGGCCCGGATGGCCGGACTGCCGGCCGCCGGTGCGCTCTGCGAGATCGTCTCGGAGAAGAACGGCGGGGAGATGGCCCGCGGCGACGAGCTGGGCGTCTTCGCCGCCGACCACGACCTGACGCTGATCACGATCGCGGACCTGATCGCCTACCGGCGCCGCTTCGAGAAGCACATCGAGCGGGTCGCGCAGGCACGCATCCCCACCGACCACGGCGACTTCCGCGCCTACGGCTACGACTCGCTGCTCGACGGCATCGAGCACATCGCGATGGTCGTCGGCGACGTCGGCACCCCGGAGGGCGACGGCGAGGACGTGCTGGTCCGGGTGCACTCCGAGTGCCTCACCGGCGACGTCCTCGGCTCGCTGCGCTGCGACTGCGGACCCCAGCTCGACGCCGCCCTCGAGGCCGTCGCGAAGGAGGGGCGCGGCGTGGTGCTCTACATGCGCGGGCACGAGGGCCGCGGGATCGGCCTGCTGCACAAGCTGCAGGCCTACCAGCTGCAGGAGGCCGGGGCCGACACCGTCGACGCGAACCTGGCGATGGGCCTGCCCGCCGACGCCCGCGACTACGGCATCGGCGCACAGATCCTCTCCGACCTGGGCGTGCGCTCGATGCGGCTGCTGACCAACAACCCCGAGAAGCGCGCCGGGCTGGAGGGCTACGGCCTGACCGTCACCGGCCGGGTGCCGATGCCGGTCCGCGCCACCCCGCAGAACCTGCGGTACCTCAAGACCAAGCGCGACCGCATGGGCCACGACCTGCCCGAGCTCGGCGAGACCGGCGAGCCCGGCCGGTGA
- the ribH gene encoding 6,7-dimethyl-8-ribityllumazine synthase: protein MSGEGRPAQAEELHADGLRVGVAATQWHAEIVDTLLERAVDTARRAGAEPTVVRVAGTLELPVVVQELARTNDAVVALGVVVRGGTPHFEYVCDSVTAGLTRIALDERIPVGNGVLTTDTVQQAVDRSGVPGAAEDKGAEACHAALQSALVLRDLRARTAPEVRA, encoded by the coding sequence ATGAGCGGTGAGGGCCGGCCCGCGCAGGCCGAGGAGCTGCACGCCGACGGGTTGAGGGTCGGTGTGGCGGCGACGCAGTGGCACGCCGAGATCGTGGACACGCTGCTGGAACGGGCCGTCGACACCGCGCGGAGGGCCGGCGCGGAGCCGACCGTCGTGCGGGTCGCCGGGACGCTCGAGCTGCCCGTCGTGGTCCAGGAGCTCGCCCGGACGAACGACGCCGTCGTCGCGCTCGGGGTCGTCGTCCGCGGCGGTACCCCGCACTTCGAGTACGTCTGTGACTCGGTGACGGCCGGGCTGACCCGGATCGCCCTCGACGAGCGGATCCCGGTCGGCAACGGCGTGCTCACCACCGACACCGTCCAGCAGGCGGTCGACCGCTCCGGCGTACCGGGCGCGGCCGAGGACAAGGGCGCGGAGGCGTGCCACGCGGCGCTGCAGTCCGCCCTCGTCCTGCGCGACCTGCGGGCGAGGACCGCACCGGAGGTGCGCGCATGA
- a CDS encoding PH domain-containing protein — translation MTGADTTGSDTTGSDTRGTGTADTGGGPALGIGPDPVVLRPRVLLISAWVSAAIVVAIFAVVAYLLPEVDTGVYFRAADQVSMLVLGLLIAGGLLLMARPRVRADAGGIEIRNVWATHWYPWAEVEGIAFPDGASWARIDLPDDEYLPVLAVQAVDRQLAVRGIRTLRGLHGDSRRPARG, via the coding sequence ATGACCGGAGCGGACACGACCGGATCCGACACGACGGGATCCGACACGAGGGGGACCGGCACCGCGGACACGGGCGGGGGACCCGCGCTCGGCATCGGGCCGGACCCCGTCGTCCTCCGGCCGCGGGTCCTGCTGATCAGCGCGTGGGTCTCGGCCGCGATCGTCGTGGCGATCTTCGCCGTGGTCGCCTACCTGCTGCCCGAGGTCGACACGGGCGTGTACTTCCGGGCCGCCGACCAGGTCTCGATGCTCGTGCTCGGCCTGCTCATCGCGGGCGGCCTGCTGCTGATGGCCCGCCCCCGGGTGCGCGCCGACGCCGGCGGCATCGAGATCCGCAACGTCTGGGCCACCCACTGGTACCCGTGGGCCGAGGTCGAGGGCATCGCGTTCCCCGACGGTGCGTCCTGGGCCCGGATCGACCTGCCCGACGACGAGTACCTGCCGGTGCTCGCCGTCCAGGCCGTGGACCGTCAGCTCGCCGTCCGGGGCATCCGGACCCTGCGGGGCCTGCACGGCGACTCGCGGCGCCCGGCCCGCGGCTGA
- a CDS encoding DUF2786 domain-containing protein — protein sequence MTTDTDTGLPPGDPSSPRDPAAPPGDAGVPAARLDRVRKLLAKAERAGTPDEAEIYTAKAVELMARHGIDDAVLAAADPSRTADRIGSVRIGIDDPYSAGKARLLGWTASALRCRWVMHDARGGRVPAVTVFGFDSDRERAELLYTSLLLQAARPLAELRPPGRDESVAAYRRSWLYGFAARIHERLREAESRAVAERDGTAAPTPGTGSSTALVLADRTDQVDRAYAEEFPSLRRARRPSVSGSGFRHGADAADRADLGGGPELGGPGRGRVLPAAR from the coding sequence ATGACGACCGACACCGACACCGGGCTCCCGCCCGGGGACCCCTCGTCGCCCCGTGACCCTGCGGCGCCGCCGGGTGACGCGGGGGTACCGGCCGCGCGCCTGGACCGGGTGCGCAAGCTGCTGGCCAAGGCCGAGCGCGCGGGAACCCCGGACGAGGCCGAGATCTACACCGCCAAGGCCGTCGAGCTGATGGCCCGGCACGGCATCGACGACGCCGTGCTCGCCGCCGCGGACCCGTCGCGCACCGCCGACCGGATCGGGTCGGTCCGGATCGGGATCGACGACCCGTACAGCGCCGGGAAGGCCCGGCTGCTGGGCTGGACGGCGTCGGCGCTGCGCTGCCGCTGGGTGATGCACGACGCCCGGGGCGGTCGGGTGCCCGCGGTGACCGTGTTCGGGTTCGACTCCGATCGCGAACGGGCCGAGCTGCTCTACACCTCGCTGCTGCTGCAGGCCGCCCGTCCGCTGGCCGAGCTGCGCCCTCCGGGCCGCGACGAGTCGGTGGCGGCGTATCGCCGGTCCTGGCTCTACGGGTTCGCCGCCCGGATCCACGAGCGGCTGCGCGAGGCCGAGAGCCGGGCCGTGGCCGAACGCGACGGGACGGCCGCGCCGACGCCGGGGACCGGGAGCTCCACCGCCCTGGTGCTGGCCGACCGCACCGACCAGGTCGACCGCGCCTACGCCGAGGAGTTCCCGTCGCTGCGGCGCGCGCGGCGGCCGTCGGTGTCCGGGTCCGGGTTTCGCCACGGCGCGGACGCCGCCGACCGGGCCGACCTGGGCGGTGGCCCGGAGCTGGGCGGTCCCGGCCGTGGCCGCGTGCTGCCCGCCGCGCGCTGA
- the uvrC gene encoding excinuclease ABC subunit UvrC translates to MPDPSTYRPATGTIPESPGVYRFSDPRGRVIYVGKAKSLRQRLNSYFADLSGLHPRTRQMVTTAAKVEWTVVGTEVEALQLEYNWIKEYDPRFNVRYRDDKTYPVLAVTMNEEYPRLHVYRGPRRKGVRYFGPYAHAWAIRETLDMLLRVFPARTCSAGVFKRHGQIGRPCLLGYIDKCSAPCVGNVDAARHREIVEDFSDFLSGRTDRMVRDFERQMTEASDNLEFERAARLRDDLGALRRAMERQQVVLGDGTDADVVAFAEDELEAAVQVFHVRGGRVRGQRGWVIDKVEPTDTAQLVERFVIQFYGEQAGLAESADDAHQPVPKEILVPELPPEAEALTDWLSTLRGSRVGLRIPQRGDKRALAETVARNAKEAFQQHKLRRAGDLTARSAALQEIQEGLELDTAPLRIECVDISHVQGTNVVASLVVFEDGLARKSEYRRFEIKDAAERGDVASIAEVVRRRFRRYLAETGGYTGDGAPPDAESSGAVGDTASGAVEADAEPTVRTGIDPETGRPRKFAYAPNLLVVDGGKPQVDAAAAVLAELGITDVAVCGLAKRLEEVWLPDDEDPVILSRTSEGLYLLQRVRDEAHRFAITYHRQRRSKGMTASALDGVPGLGPARKQALLKHFGSVRKLRAAGAEEISQVPGLGRRTAEAVLAALGEGGPDNAQDVPGPSGPDGDRTQEPIGSEGR, encoded by the coding sequence ATGCCCGACCCCAGTACCTACCGACCGGCCACCGGGACGATCCCGGAGTCGCCGGGCGTCTACCGCTTCTCCGACCCGCGCGGCCGGGTCATCTACGTCGGCAAGGCCAAGAGCCTGCGCCAGCGGCTGAACTCCTACTTCGCGGACCTGTCCGGCCTGCATCCCCGCACCCGCCAGATGGTGACCACCGCGGCGAAGGTCGAATGGACCGTCGTCGGGACCGAGGTCGAGGCCCTGCAGCTCGAGTACAACTGGATCAAGGAGTACGACCCGCGGTTCAACGTCCGCTACCGCGACGACAAGACCTACCCGGTCCTCGCGGTGACGATGAACGAGGAGTACCCGCGGCTGCACGTCTACCGCGGCCCGCGCCGCAAGGGCGTGCGCTACTTCGGCCCCTACGCCCACGCCTGGGCCATCCGGGAGACCCTGGACATGCTCCTGCGCGTCTTCCCGGCCCGGACCTGCAGCGCCGGGGTGTTCAAGCGGCACGGCCAGATCGGACGTCCCTGCCTGCTCGGCTACATCGACAAGTGCTCGGCCCCGTGCGTCGGCAACGTCGACGCCGCCCGGCACCGCGAGATCGTCGAGGACTTCTCCGACTTCCTCTCCGGGCGCACCGACCGGATGGTCCGCGACTTCGAGCGCCAGATGACCGAGGCCTCGGACAACCTGGAGTTCGAGCGCGCCGCCCGCCTGCGCGACGACCTGGGCGCCCTGCGCCGGGCCATGGAGCGCCAGCAGGTGGTGCTCGGTGACGGCACCGACGCCGACGTCGTCGCGTTCGCCGAGGACGAGCTCGAGGCCGCGGTCCAGGTCTTCCACGTGCGCGGCGGACGGGTCCGCGGCCAGCGCGGATGGGTCATCGACAAGGTCGAGCCGACCGACACCGCCCAGCTGGTGGAGCGGTTCGTCATCCAGTTCTACGGCGAGCAGGCCGGGCTGGCCGAGTCCGCCGACGACGCCCACCAGCCGGTGCCGAAGGAGATCCTGGTCCCGGAGCTGCCGCCCGAGGCCGAGGCGCTCACCGACTGGCTCTCCACCCTGCGCGGGTCGCGGGTCGGTCTGCGGATCCCGCAGCGCGGGGACAAGCGGGCCCTGGCCGAGACCGTCGCCCGCAACGCCAAGGAGGCGTTCCAGCAGCACAAGCTGCGCCGGGCCGGCGACCTGACGGCGCGCTCGGCGGCGCTGCAGGAGATCCAGGAGGGTCTCGAGCTCGACACGGCGCCGCTGCGGATCGAGTGCGTCGACATCAGCCACGTGCAGGGCACGAACGTCGTCGCCTCGCTCGTCGTGTTCGAGGACGGGCTGGCCCGCAAGTCCGAGTACCGCCGTTTCGAGATCAAGGACGCGGCCGAGCGCGGCGACGTCGCCTCGATCGCCGAGGTCGTGCGCCGGCGCTTCCGCCGCTACCTCGCCGAGACCGGGGGATACACCGGTGACGGCGCACCGCCGGACGCCGAGTCCTCCGGCGCCGTCGGGGACACGGCCTCCGGCGCCGTCGAGGCGGACGCGGAACCGACGGTGCGGACCGGCATCGACCCCGAGACCGGCCGGCCGCGCAAGTTCGCCTACGCGCCGAACCTGCTCGTCGTCGACGGCGGGAAACCGCAGGTGGACGCGGCCGCCGCCGTGCTCGCCGAGCTGGGGATCACCGACGTCGCGGTCTGTGGCCTGGCCAAGCGGCTGGAGGAGGTGTGGTTGCCCGACGACGAGGACCCCGTCATCCTGTCCCGCACGAGCGAAGGGCTCTACCTCCTGCAGCGGGTGCGCGACGAGGCGCACCGCTTCGCCATCACCTACCACCGCCAGCGTCGTTCCAAGGGGATGACGGCCTCGGCGCTGGACGGGGTGCCGGGGCTCGGGCCGGCCCGTAAGCAGGCGCTGCTCAAGCACTTCGGATCGGTGCGGAAGCTGCGCGCCGCCGGGGCCGAGGAGATCAGCCAGGTCCCCGGTCTCGGAAGGCGGACAGCGGAGGCGGTCCTGGCCGCTCTGGGGGAGGGTGGCCCCGACAATGCGCAGGACGTGCCCGGACCGAGCGGTCCGGACGGGGACAGGACGCAGGAACCCATCGGGTCGGAGGGGCGATGA
- the rapZ gene encoding RNase adapter RapZ, producing the protein MEVAVVSGLSGAGRSTAAKVLEDLGWFVVDNLPPELIATMVELGSRARGEVTRIAVVMDVRSRAFTDDLESVIKDLDGRGYRPKLLFLEASDAVLVRRFENNRRSHPLQGDGRLTDGINAEREVLRPLREDADLVVDTSNLSVHDLRGRIEQSFMGAGAEAATRVTVLSFGYKYGLPLDADLVVDVRFLPNPHWIPELREHTGRDAEVRDYVLSQEGAEEFVDRYLELLGLVGAGYRREGKRYLTVAVGCTGGKHRSVAISEEIGRRLAGSDGVQVHVTHRDMGRE; encoded by the coding sequence ATCGAGGTCGCGGTGGTCAGCGGCCTGTCCGGGGCCGGGCGCAGCACCGCGGCGAAGGTCCTGGAGGACCTGGGCTGGTTCGTGGTGGACAACCTGCCACCGGAGCTGATCGCGACCATGGTCGAGCTCGGCTCCCGGGCCCGTGGTGAGGTCACCCGGATCGCGGTGGTGATGGACGTCCGCAGCCGGGCGTTCACCGACGACCTCGAATCGGTGATCAAGGACCTCGACGGTCGTGGCTACCGTCCCAAGCTGTTGTTCCTGGAGGCCTCGGACGCGGTGCTGGTCCGGCGCTTCGAGAACAACCGGCGCTCGCACCCGCTGCAGGGCGACGGCCGTCTCACCGACGGGATCAACGCCGAGCGCGAGGTCCTGCGCCCGCTGCGCGAGGACGCCGACCTCGTCGTCGACACCTCGAACCTGTCGGTGCACGACCTGCGCGGGCGGATCGAGCAGTCGTTCATGGGCGCCGGTGCCGAGGCGGCGACCCGGGTCACGGTGCTCTCCTTCGGCTACAAGTACGGGCTGCCGCTCGACGCCGACCTCGTCGTCGACGTCCGCTTCCTGCCCAACCCGCACTGGATCCCCGAGTTGCGCGAGCACACCGGGCGCGACGCCGAGGTCCGCGACTACGTGCTGTCCCAGGAGGGCGCCGAGGAGTTCGTCGACCGGTACCTGGAGCTGCTCGGCCTGGTCGGCGCCGGCTACCGCCGCGAGGGCAAGCGGTACCTGACCGTCGCGGTCGGTTGCACCGGCGGCAAGCACCGCAGCGTCGCCATCAGCGAGGAGATCGGCCGCCGGCTCGCCGGGTCCGACGGGGTGCAGGTGCACGTGACGCACCGGGACATGGGCCGCGAGTGA
- a CDS encoding gluconeogenesis factor YvcK family protein gives MRVVALGGGHGLHATLSALRRCSPRVSEVTAVVTVADDGGSSGRLRRELGSLPPGDLRMALSALAADDERGRFWSGVVQHRFGGSGALAGHAVGNLLLAGLLEVTDDPVATLDTVGGLLGIAGRVLPMSTVPLDIEAEVELDDVPGPYRIRGQVAVASTPGRVLKVWLRPEDPPACPEAVRAVREADVVLLGPGSWFTSVLPHLLVPQLRDAVVETSARRVVLLNLEPEPGETAGFSPEQHLEVLSAHAPSLRAHAVLADSASVPLPDRLDRAAAQMLTAGGRVRLAPVADGTATTPRHDPDALATALLDVFDEIIGPDPGHPGATAVPPSRTDDDVMAHLSERSPRWP, from the coding sequence CTGCGGGTCGTCGCCCTGGGCGGCGGGCACGGGCTGCACGCGACGCTCTCGGCTCTGCGGCGCTGCTCACCGCGGGTCTCCGAGGTGACGGCCGTGGTCACCGTGGCCGACGACGGCGGCTCGTCCGGGCGGCTGCGCCGCGAGCTGGGATCGCTGCCACCGGGTGACCTGCGTATGGCGTTGTCCGCACTGGCCGCCGACGACGAGCGCGGCCGGTTCTGGTCCGGGGTCGTGCAGCACCGTTTCGGCGGCAGCGGGGCGCTGGCCGGGCACGCCGTCGGGAACCTGCTCCTGGCCGGGCTGCTGGAGGTCACCGACGACCCGGTCGCGACGCTGGACACCGTCGGCGGGCTGCTCGGGATCGCCGGCCGCGTGCTCCCGATGTCGACGGTGCCGCTCGACATCGAGGCCGAGGTCGAGCTGGACGACGTGCCCGGTCCGTACCGGATCCGCGGCCAGGTCGCGGTCGCCTCGACGCCCGGGCGGGTGCTGAAGGTGTGGCTGCGCCCGGAGGACCCGCCGGCCTGCCCGGAGGCGGTGCGCGCGGTCCGCGAGGCCGACGTCGTGCTCCTGGGCCCGGGGTCGTGGTTCACCAGCGTGCTGCCGCACCTGCTCGTCCCGCAGCTGCGCGACGCCGTCGTGGAGACGTCGGCGCGGCGGGTCGTGCTGCTCAACCTCGAGCCCGAGCCGGGGGAGACGGCCGGCTTCTCGCCGGAACAGCACCTGGAGGTACTGTCCGCCCACGCCCCCTCGTTGAGGGCGCACGCCGTTCTCGCCGACTCCGCGTCGGTTCCGCTGCCCGACCGCCTGGACCGAGCGGCCGCGCAGATGCTGACGGCAGGGGGCCGGGTCCGCCTGGCCCCGGTCGCGGACGGCACGGCGACGACGCCCCGTCACGACCCCGACGCGCTGGCGACGGCGCTGCTGGACGTGTTCGACGAGATCATCGGCCCCGACCCGGGCCACCCCGGCGCGACGGCGGTGCCACCGTCGCGGACCGACGACGACGTGATGGCGCACCTGTCCGAGAGGAGCCCGCGATGGCCATGA
- the whiA gene encoding DNA-binding protein WhiA: protein MAMTAAVKDELSRLTVTKQSSRRAEVASLLRFAGGLHIVGGRVVIEAEVDTGSVARRLRREIHELYGHTAEAHVITAGGLRRSARYVIRVIRDGEGLARQTGLLDNRGRPVRGLPPPVVSGDLADAEAAWRGAFLAHGSLTEPGRSSALEVTCPGPEAALALVGAARRLGVAAKAREVRGADRVVVRDGDAIGALLTRMGAHQCVLAWEERRMRREVRATANRLANFDDANLRRSARAAVAAAARVQRALEILGDDVPDHLQTAGKLRAEHTQASLEELGQLADPPMTKDAVAGRIRRLLHMADKRAADLGIPDTESAVTAELLEAEDPA from the coding sequence ATGGCCATGACCGCTGCGGTGAAGGACGAGCTGAGCAGGCTCACCGTCACCAAGCAGTCCTCGCGGCGGGCGGAGGTGGCCTCGCTGCTCCGGTTCGCCGGGGGACTGCACATCGTGGGTGGCCGCGTCGTCATCGAGGCCGAGGTGGACACCGGTTCGGTGGCGCGCCGTCTGCGTCGCGAGATCCACGAGCTCTACGGCCACACCGCCGAGGCGCACGTGATCACGGCCGGTGGGCTGCGCCGCAGTGCCCGGTACGTGATCCGGGTGATCCGCGACGGCGAGGGGCTGGCCCGCCAGACCGGGCTGCTGGACAACCGCGGACGGCCGGTGCGCGGGCTGCCGCCGCCCGTCGTCTCCGGGGACCTGGCCGACGCCGAGGCCGCCTGGCGGGGTGCGTTCCTGGCGCACGGCTCGCTGACCGAGCCCGGCCGCAGCTCCGCCCTGGAGGTGACCTGCCCCGGGCCGGAGGCCGCGCTCGCCCTGGTCGGCGCCGCGCGTCGTCTCGGTGTGGCGGCCAAGGCCCGGGAGGTCCGCGGGGCGGACCGGGTGGTCGTCCGCGACGGCGACGCGATCGGTGCGCTGCTGACCCGGATGGGTGCCCACCAGTGCGTCCTGGCCTGGGAGGAACGGCGGATGCGCCGCGAGGTCCGGGCGACGGCGAACCGCCTGGCCAACTTCGACGACGCCAACCTCCGCCGCTCCGCCCGCGCCGCCGTGGCCGCCGCCGCCCGCGTCCAGCGTGCGCTGGAGATCCTCGGCGACGACGTCCCGGACCACCTGCAGACGGCCGGGAAGCTCCGCGCCGAGCACACCCAGGCCTCCCTGGAGGAGCTGGGCCAGCTCGCCGACCCGCCGATGACCAAGGACGCCGTCGCCGGTCGGATCCGGCGCCTGCTGCACATGGCCGACAAGCGTGCGGCCGATCTGGGCATCCCCGACACCGAGTCGGCGGTCACCGCGGAGCTCCTGGAGGCCGAGGACCCGGCCTGA
- the gap gene encoding type I glyceraldehyde-3-phosphate dehydrogenase: protein MTVRVGVNGFGRIGRNFWRAVDAQRVAGTSDIEIVAVNDITDNATLAHLLKYDSILGRLPYEVSSTDDEIVVDGKGFKGLAVRDPAELPWKDLGVDVVVESTGLFTKREAAAKHLDAGAKKVVISAPASDEDITIVKGVNDGDYDGSQNIISNASCTTNCLAPLAKVLDDLLGIEKGLMTTIHAYTQDQNLQDGPHKDLRRARAAALNVVPTSTGAAKAISLVMPHLKGKLDGYALRVPIPTGSATDLTVEVRKEATVAEINAAFKAAAESGPLQGVLKYTEDPIVSSDIVTDPHSTIFDAGLTKVIGNQVKVVGWYDNEWGYSNRLVDIAGLVASKL, encoded by the coding sequence GTGACGGTCCGCGTAGGAGTGAACGGTTTCGGCCGGATCGGCCGGAACTTCTGGCGCGCGGTGGACGCTCAGCGCGTCGCCGGAACCAGCGACATCGAGATCGTCGCGGTGAACGACATCACCGACAACGCCACCCTCGCGCACCTGTTGAAGTACGACTCGATCCTCGGACGGCTGCCCTACGAGGTCTCCTCGACCGACGACGAGATCGTCGTCGACGGCAAGGGCTTCAAGGGCCTGGCCGTCCGCGACCCCGCCGAGCTGCCCTGGAAGGACCTCGGCGTCGACGTCGTCGTCGAGTCCACGGGCCTGTTCACCAAGCGTGAGGCGGCCGCGAAGCACCTCGACGCGGGTGCGAAGAAGGTCGTCATCTCGGCCCCGGCCAGCGACGAGGACATCACGATCGTCAAGGGCGTCAACGACGGCGACTACGACGGTTCGCAGAACATCATCTCGAACGCGTCCTGCACCACGAACTGCCTCGCGCCGCTGGCGAAGGTGCTCGACGACCTGCTGGGGATCGAGAAGGGTCTGATGACCACGATCCACGCCTACACCCAGGACCAGAACCTGCAGGACGGCCCGCACAAGGACCTCCGCCGGGCCCGCGCCGCCGCGCTGAACGTCGTCCCCACCTCGACCGGTGCGGCGAAGGCGATCTCGCTGGTCATGCCGCACCTCAAGGGCAAGCTCGACGGCTACGCGCTCCGGGTGCCGATCCCCACCGGCTCGGCCACCGACCTGACCGTCGAGGTCCGCAAGGAGGCGACGGTCGCCGAGATCAACGCGGCGTTCAAGGCCGCGGCCGAGAGCGGACCGCTGCAGGGCGTCCTCAAGTACACCGAGGACCCGATCGTCTCCTCCGACATCGTGACCGACCCGCACTCGACGATCTTCGACGCCGGCCTGACCAAGGTCATCGGCAACCAGGTCAAGGTCGTGGGCTGGTACGACAACGAGTGGGGCTACTCCAACCGACTGGTCGACATCGCCGGGCTGGTGGCGTCGAAGCTGTGA
- a CDS encoding phosphoglycerate kinase, with amino-acid sequence MKTLDDLLDEDVQGRYVLVRSDLNVPLDDDRTITDDGRIKASIPTITALAEAGALVVIMAHLGRPKNGPEDKYSLAPVAERLGDLRAAPVRLAELGKELPNMAAGDVVLLENIRFDPRETSKDDAERGAFADELVALVGDDAAFVSDGFGVVHREQASVYDVAQRLDSYAGGLVLSEVEVLRTLTGSPERPYNVVLGGSKVSDKLAVIEALLPSVDQLLVGGGMCFTFLAAQGHGVGSSLLEADQVDNCRRLLDSGKIVLPVDVVVADAFSADANTRTVPVEGIEDGWSGLDIGPDSVSVFGSLLRATKTVFWNGPMGVFEMAPFAEGTRGVAQAIVDATAAGAFSVVGGGDSAAAVRALGLPEDGFSHISTGGGASLEFLEGETLPGVAVLEEQ; translated from the coding sequence GTGAAGACGCTCGACGACCTTCTCGACGAGGACGTCCAGGGCCGCTACGTCCTCGTACGCAGCGACCTCAACGTCCCGCTCGACGACGACCGCACCATCACCGACGACGGCCGCATCAAGGCGTCGATCCCGACGATCACCGCGCTGGCCGAGGCCGGAGCGCTCGTCGTGATCATGGCGCACCTGGGCCGTCCGAAGAACGGGCCGGAGGACAAGTACTCGCTGGCTCCCGTGGCCGAGCGGCTGGGTGACCTGCGCGCCGCACCGGTGCGGCTGGCCGAGCTGGGCAAGGAGCTGCCGAACATGGCGGCCGGCGACGTGGTCCTGCTGGAGAACATCCGGTTCGACCCGCGCGAGACCAGCAAGGACGACGCCGAGCGCGGCGCGTTCGCCGACGAGCTCGTCGCGTTGGTGGGCGACGACGCCGCGTTCGTCTCCGACGGGTTCGGCGTGGTGCACCGCGAGCAGGCCTCGGTCTACGACGTCGCGCAGCGGCTCGACTCCTACGCCGGCGGGCTGGTGCTCTCCGAGGTCGAGGTGCTGCGGACGCTCACCGGTTCGCCGGAGCGCCCGTACAACGTCGTCCTCGGCGGGTCGAAGGTCTCGGACAAGCTGGCCGTGATCGAGGCGCTGCTGCCGAGCGTCGACCAGCTGCTGGTCGGCGGCGGGATGTGCTTCACGTTCCTCGCCGCTCAGGGCCACGGCGTCGGGTCCTCGCTGCTCGAGGCCGACCAGGTGGACAACTGTCGCCGTCTGCTCGACTCCGGCAAGATCGTCCTGCCGGTCGACGTGGTGGTCGCGGACGCGTTCTCCGCCGACGCGAACACCCGCACGGTGCCGGTGGAGGGCATCGAGGACGGCTGGTCCGGCCTCGACATCGGGCCGGACTCGGTTTCGGTGTTCGGATCCCTGCTCCGCGCGACGAAGACCGTCTTCTGGAACGGCCCGATGGGCGTGTTCGAGATGGCGCCGTTCGCGGAGGGCACGCGCGGTGTGGCGCAGGCGATCGTGGACGCCACCGCGGCGGGCGCGTTCAGCGTCGTCGGCGGCGGGGACTCCGCGGCCGCGGTCCGTGCGCTGGGCCTGCCCGAGGACGGCTTCTCGCACATCTCCACCGGCGGCGGCGCGTCGCTGGAGTTCCTCGAAGGAGAGACCTTGCCCGGTGTGGCCGTCCTGGAGGAGCAGTAA